Proteins encoded by one window of Lathyrus oleraceus cultivar Zhongwan6 chromosome 1, CAAS_Psat_ZW6_1.0, whole genome shotgun sequence:
- the LOC127079082 gene encoding uncharacterized protein LOC127079082 isoform X1, translated as MAEIEFESLFNHAMRGQWREVLELYEKNPEVLEAKITKAEDTVLHIAVYVSQTFFVTTLLDNISQNMCRNILRMQNSKGNTPLHVAAELGNVDICNNIAKRDPTLISYRNFEGETPLFLAAVHGKRDAFLCLHGRHQNKDDDSISRKDNGDTILHSTISSEYFDLALKIIGMYPKLVNGVNHEGLSPLHILAKKPNCFRSCTRMELIDNIIYACSIVDEDKEERYDQSYNISAHTQTSKNYPLNYGTCMTFLSSLNSCFKVTTTGKDTDPAETTDEENSFWRKNEQGQAKKEKKNYRFPPNWESMIRLLILTLKSFLILFGVGSTWIEKIQRKKEKHIRAKQVMNELIQRASLYKYDFTGPSPHIEEYDDDDDDGTGKMKSKAEKEAAENRRVMSPILIAAKMGVTEMIEKILDMYPVAIHDVDFQNKNVVLLAIENRQPHVYSLLNKRSVIKETAFRQVDSNGNSALHLAATYRRFRPWRVPGAAMQMQWEYKWYKVVKDSMPPNFYERYNKDGKTAKQVFIDTHGQLAKEGSKWLTKTSESCSVVAALVASVAFTTSTAIPGGPNQESGIPLLLKKPAFKLYAVASLVALCSSVTALILFLSILTSRFQEKDFVVDLPRKLLLGLTTLFTSIASVLVSFCAGHFFIVESQLRFAVYPIYAATCLPVSFFALVQLPLYFDLALAMFRKVPQRSYKVFFHELHHHH; from the exons ATGGCTGAGATTGAGTTTGAAAGTCTATTCAATCATGCCATGAGGGGACAATGGAGAGAAGTTCTAGAATTATATGAGAAAAACCCTGAAGTACTAGAAGCAAAGATCACAAAAGCAGAAGACACAGTGTTGCACATTGCTGTATATGTAAGCCAAACCTTCTTTGTAACAACCTTGTTAGACAACATAAGCCAAAACATGTGTAGGAACATCCTGAGAATGCAAAACTCAAAGGGAAACACTCCCCTTCATGTTGCAGCTGAGCTTGGGAATGTAGACATTTGCAACAACATCGCCAAAAGAGATCCTACCCTCATTTCGTACCGGAATTTCGAAGGCGAAACTCCTCTTTTCTTGGCTGCTGTTCATGGAAAAAGAGATGCTTTCCTTTGTCTTCACGGTCGACATCAGAACAAAGATGATGACTCAATCTCAAGGAAAGACAATGGAGATACCATTCTTCATTCTACCATATCATCTGAATACTTTG ATTTGGCGCTTAAAATAATTGGAATGTATCCAAAGCTTGTGAATGGTGTAAACCATGAAGGATTATCACCTCTGCATATTCTTGCTAAAAAGCCTAATTGTTTCAGAAGCTGCACGAGGATGGAGTTAATCGATAATATCATCTACGCTT GTTCGATTGTTGATGAGGACAAGGAAGAAAGATACGACCAAAGTTATAATATTTCAGCACACACACAGACATCAAAGAACTATCCCTTAAACTATGGAACATGCATGACCTTCTTATCTTCGTTGAATAGTTGTTTCAAAGTAACAA CAACAGGAAAAGATACAGATCCTGCAGAAACTACTGATGAAGAGAATAGTTTCTGGCGAAAAAACG AGCAAGGGCAAgcaaagaaagaaaagaaaaattataGGTTCCCTCCAAATTGGGAATCCATGATCAGATTGTTAATCCTTACATTGAAGTCCTTCCTAATCCTTTTTGGTGTTG GATCGACATGGATAGAGAAAAttcaaagaaagaaggaaaaaCACATTCGAGCAAAGCAAGTGATGAATGAACTGATTCAGCGCGCTTCTTTGTACAAGTATGATTTTACAGGACCAAGTCCTCATATTGAAGAGtatgatgacgatgatgatgatggCACAGGTAAAATGAAGAGCAAAGCAGAAAAAGAAGCTGCTGAGAATAGAAGAGTGATGTCACCTATTTTAATTGCAGCAAAAATGGGAGTGACAGAAATGATTGAGAAGATTCTAGATATGTATCCTGTGGCTATTCATGATGTGGATTTTCAGAACAAGAATGTTGTTCTGTTGGCCATAGAGAATAGGCAACCTCATGTGTATAGTTTGTTAAATAAGAGAAGTGTAATCAAAGAAACTGCGTTTCGTCAAGTCGATAGCAATGGTAACAGTGCATTGCACCTTGCTGCTACTTATAGGAGGTTTAGACCTTGGCGAGTACCTGGTGCTGCAATGCAAATGCAGTGGGAATACAAATGGTATAAG GTTGTTAAGGACTCCATGCCACCTAATTTCTATGAACGTTATAATAAGGATGGGAAAACAGCAAAGCAAGTTTTTATTGATACACATGGACAACTTGCAAAAGAAGGTAGTAAATGGCTCACAAAAACCTCAGAATCATGTTCAGTGGTAGCAGCACTTGTTGCATCAGTTGCATTCACAACCTCAACAGCTATCCCAGGTGGTCCTAATCAAGAATCTGGTATACCACTGTTGCTAAAAAAGCCTGCATTCAAGCTCTATGCTGTAGCATCACTTGTTGCACTTTGTTCCTCTGTTACGGCCCTTATTCTGTTTCTTTCGATACTGACATCTCGATTTCAAGAAAAGGATTTTGTGGTGGACTTACCGAGAAAGCTTCTTCTAGGACTGACTACACTCTTTACATCTATAGCATCCGTGTTGGTCTCATTCTGTGCAGGGCATTTCTTTATTGTTGAGAGCCAGCTGAGATTTGCAGTTTATCCCATATATGCTGCTACATGTTTGCCTGTCTCATTTTTTGCTTTGGTTCAACTCCCTCTGTACTTTGATTTGGCTTTGGCTATGTTTCGGAAGGTTCCTCAGCGCAGCTACAAAGTGTTTTTTCATGAGttgcatcatcatcattag
- the LOC127079075 gene encoding uncharacterized protein LOC127079075: MAKHEQNRILRNDVNTEPFDDSSSHSNEEDDDKENRYFEDTVPFDDDGSDAAFETEVVNFDEETEGSDIAGETQILDDFDTQILDEGYESEGTQVLENSDDEVSVDDTQFIDSDLDSKVVATQPTSESGSDKKQTGSGSVPPRFTFIRAESLRQAALAKSNLNLKHTHDQSNPITGMNKRESFLGPSEKVGEVDEELNHGKHNVEIEGFENESMSNFARTTVRKLFNDDLPVETNGPSLSNNDFDEEDSLDKFPDYHGELERLSYVNSQEPGELSQNKALDCVDRFLNSNFMEFNEKTNYFTNMEKKSESLPCFKGLHSLSKRINDRSKAKQTEIFDWDDSCEDEGGGDIYLRRKDDFFKGETHRPRSLPGSRKVKSCRPKGVKEDEQSSLAIRRKAAAHSESKLGMHNLKIRGDNKQQVTRKLERNIANELDEQFNANCSRGEMGPNGNEDGQEMLDVGLDTQIAAEAMEALINTVEVADRVANDATRVTRSRSTYQLNNSSTGKMGPVTPMERTGKYDRKRKFDGKSDLQTSGLSKKSTKKTGQCEKGNVTRRSKNIANELDEQLNTNCTKGEMGPNGNGDGQEMLNVGLDTQIAAEAMEALFNPVEVANHVANDATCVTRSRSTYQLNNFSTGKMGPVTPKEHTGLSKKRTKKSEQHEKGNVMSRSKKSKLNAEGNQTSGADKIGRIVSPPIGEQRKSAEALKRHHLDELKNLESNDGGSTVDRNRVQDEVFHCTPIARRTRRSLAAREGPTGIDPHEKSTGVRLPQPEGLGPKSTPGSSDHFAVDDTTELCQQEKFASKENVVSVSNGVSVDTLDYPRRRRSLRITRFSNHGEGSESLVGSSKSFKQSGDIGKGSSKSSEPTEDIGKSTAQKRKARTHSGVKSHVNNYSPSSSRGGLVAPSDDQMQRKTLESNLNSNVKNNADVLLSTKNLEVTISDESLRDGYKSPDMATTSPANCKTPVNDASPVCMGDDYYKQSCKRKYSRACDLKVYRVDLRKELSSLNAIRPELITPSKDSRKRKDMADVRILYSHHLDGDIIKHQKKILARLGVFVASSIADATHFITDQFVRTRNMLEAIAFGKPVVTHLWIESCGQANCFIDERNYILRDDKKEKEFGFSMPVSLARATQHPLLEGRRVFVTSNIKPSKEIISSLVTAVHGQAVERVGRSAMKDHKIPDDLLILSCEEDYASCVPFLEKGAMVYSSELLLNGIVTQKLEYERHRLFAEHVKKTRSTIWLKRDDRKFTPVTKCN, translated from the exons ATGGCGAAACACGAACAAAATCGCATTCTCAGAAACGATGTTAACACTGAACCATTCGATGATTCCTCTTCACACTCAA ATGAAGAGGACGATGACAAAGAAAATCGATACTTTGAAGATACGGTGCCGTTTGACGACGACGGAAGTGACGCTGCATTTGAAACTGAGGTGGTGAACTTTGATGAGGAAACTGAAGGGTCGGATATTGCTGGAGAGACTCAGATATTGGATGATTTTGATACACAGATATTGGATGAAGGGTATGAATCTGAGGGGACTCAAGTTTTGGAGAATTCAGATGATGAGGTGTCTGTTGATGATACTCAATTCATAGACAGTGATCTGGATAGCAAGGTGGTTGCGACTCAACCGACTAGCGAGAGCGGGTCTGACAAGAAGCAAACTGGTTCTG GTTCAGTGCCACCACGGTTTACCTTTATCCGTGCAGAATCTTTGCGGCAAGCTGCTTTAGCTAAAAGCAATTTGAATTTGAAACATACCCATGATCAGTCCAATCCTATCACGGGTATGAATAAAAGAGAATCCTTTCTTGGACCTTCTGAGAAGGTTGGAGAAGTTGATGAGGAACTCAATCATGGGAAACACAATGTGGAAATTGAGGGATTTGAGAATGAAAGTATGTCTAACTTTGCTAGAACAACCGTAAGAAAACTTTTCAATGATGATTTACCTGTTGAAACAAATGGGCCTTCACTTAGCAACAATGATTTTGATGAAGAAGATAGCTTGGACAAGTTTCCTGACTACCATGGAGAGTTGGAAAGGTTAAGCTATGTTAACTCTCAGGAACCCGGAGAATTATCACAGAACAAGGCTCTTGATTGTGTAGATAGGTTTCTCAATAGTAATTTTATGGAGTTCAATGAGAAAACTAATTATTTTACGAATATGGAGAAAAAGTCAGAATCTCTTCCCTGCTTTAAAGGGTTACACAGTTTGTCCAAGAGAATTAATGATAGAAGCAAAGCTAAACAAACTGAGATTTTTGACTGGGACGATAGCTGCGAGGATGAAGGCGGAGGAGATATATACCTAAGAAGAAAGGATGATTTCTTTAAAGGTGAAACACATAGGCCAAGATCATTGCCAGGAAGCCGGAAGGTCAAATCATGCCGACCAAAAGGTGTTAAGGAAGATGAACAATCAAGTTTAGCTATTAGAAGGAAAGCTGCAGCTCACTCTGAATCAAAACTGGGGATGCATAATCTAAAAATAAGGGGTGACAATAAGCAACAAGTCACAAGAAAGTTGGAAAGGAATATTGCTAATGAGTTGGATGAACAATTTAATGCCAATTGCTCTAGAGGAGAGATGGGACCTAATGGTAATGAAGATGGACAAGAAATGTTGGATGTAGGTTTAGATACTCAAATAGCTGCTGAAGCTATGGAAGCCTTAATCAACACCGTGGAGGTTGCTGATCGTGTTGCTAATGATGCCACTCGTGTTACTAGAAGTAGGTCGACTTATCAACTCAACAACTCTTCCACTGGAAAAATGGGGCCAGTTACACCAATGGAACGTACAGGAAAGTATGACAGGAAAAGGAAATTTGATGGAAAATCAGATTTGCAAACTTCAGGTTTATCCAAGAAATCCACTAAAAAGACTGGACAATGTGAAAAGGGCAATGTGACAAGGAGATCAAAGAATATTGCTAATGAATTGGATGAACAATTGAACACTAATTGCACCAAAGGAGAGATGGGACCTAATGGTAATGGAGATGGACAGGAAATGTTGAATGTAGGTTTAGATACTCAAATAGCTGCTGAAGCTATGGAAGCCTTATTCAACCCTGTGGAAGTTGCTAATCACGTTGCTAATGATGCCACTTGTGTTACTAGAAGTAGGTCAACTTATCAACTCAATAACTTTTCTACTGGAAAAATGGGGCCAGTTACACCAAAGGAACATACAGGTTTATCAAAGAAACGTACTAAAAAGTCTGAACAGCATGAAAAGGGCAATGTGATGAGCAGATCAAAGAAGAGTAAGCTAAATGCAGAAGGCAACCAAACCTCAGGGGCTGATAAAATTGGTAGGATAGTATCACCTCCAATAGGTGAGCAAAGAAAGTCAGCTGAAGCTTTAAAAAGACATCACCTTGATGAGTTAAAGAATCTTGAAAGTAATGATGGAGGGAGTACTGTTGATAGAAACCGAGTTCAGGATGAAGTTTTTCATTGCACACCAATTGCTCGTAGAACTAGACGGTCCTTAGCAGCAAGAGAAGGGCCAACAGGGATTGACCCCCATGAGAAAAGTACTGGAGTTCGTCTACCACAGCCTGAAGGGTTAGGTCCTAAATCTACTCCGGGGTCTTCTGATCACTTTGCAGTAGATGATACTACTGAATTGTGTCAGCAGGAGAAATTTGCTTCAAAGGAAAATGTTGTTAGTGTTAGTAATGGCGTTTCTGTTGATACATTAGATTACCCTAGAAGAAGGAGATCTCTTAGGATTACAAGGTTTTCTAATCATGGCGAAGGATCTGAGAGTTTAGTTGGTTCGTCTAAGTCATTCAAGCAAAGTGGAGATATTGGGAAAGGGTCATCTAAGTCATCTGAGCCAACTGAAGATATTGGGAAATCTACTGCTCAGAAGAGAAAAGCGAGGACACATTCTGGTGTCAAATCGCATGTGAATAACTACAGTCCTTCATCTTCACGTGGTGGTTTGGTAGCACCTTCTGatgaccaaatgcaaagaaaaaCTTTGGAGTCAAATTTGAACTCAAATGTTAAGAATAATGCAGATGTCTTGTTGTCCACCAAAAATTTGGAGGTTACCATTTCGGATGAATCACTAAGAGATGGGTACAAGTCACCTGACATGGCTACCACATCTCCAGCTAACTGTAAGACACCGGTGAACGATGCATCACCTGTTTGTATGGGTGATGATTATTACAAACAATCATGCAAAAGAAAATATTCAAGAGCATGTGATCTCAAAGTATATCGCGTGGATCTTCGTAAAGAACTTAGTAGCTTAAATGCCATTAGACCTGAATTAATTACTCCCTCTAAGGATTCAAGAAAGAGGAAGGATATGGCTGATGTTCGAATTCTTTACAGCCACCATTTGGATGGAGATATTATTAAGCATCAGAAAAAG ATACTAGCACGACTTGGAGTTTTTGTGGCGTCCTCAATTGCAGATGCAACTCATTTCATAACCGATCAATTTGTGCGTACACGGAATATGTTAGAAGCTATTGCCTTTGGAAAGCCGGTTGTCACACACTTATGGATTGAGAGCTGCGGACAAGCCAACTGTTTTATTGATGAGAGAAATTACATATTGAGGGATGATAAAAAGGAAAAGGAGTTTGGTTTCAGCATGCCAGTCTCACTAGCACGGGCAACCCAGCATCCTCTTTTAGAG GGTCGAAGAGTATTTGTCACCTCAAATATTAAACCTAGTAAAGAGATCATTTCAAGTTTAGTAACAGCAGTTCATGGTCAG GCCGTGGAGAGAGTTGGCAGATCTGCTATGAAGGACCATAAAATTCCAGATGATCTTCTGATTCTATCTTGCGAAGAAGATTATGCCTCTTGTGTGCCTTTTCTTGAAAAAG GGGCAATGGTGTACAGTTCAGAATTATTGTTGAATGGCATAGTTACTCAGAAGCTGGAGTATGAAAG GCATCGTCTTTTTGCAGAACACGTGAAGAAAACCCGTTCCACCATATGGTTGAAAAGAGATGATAGAAAATTTACTCCTGTGACTAAATGCAATTAG
- the LOC127079094 gene encoding uncharacterized protein LOC127079094 isoform X1, whose translation MQDQQPLPTHEPPMISHQYTQTETGLNKEVAYSGAGGKRPDISLQVPPRPLGFGSSSTRGRVLDHSQSFSKVISSPKDFLRALSFKKKENVVDGESSSLLNSDPKTAADSTRMASISEISWSRCTSLPVTHAPNLSPIVATPVSARTYNEQRIKPHKDVKSKVSRSLTIPARNVVIVRSVSFVTRNEQEQQDTSDDQITPAPVEVTADEEIPEEEAVCRICLDTCDEGNTFKMECSCKGGLALVHEECLIKWFSTKGNKKCDVCLEEVQNLPVTLLRMSSSVQQRNRQLQDRQNFNSETLSAWQDFVVLVLISTICYFFFLEQLLLPDLKTQAIILSAPFSFTLGLLASVFAIVLAIKEYIWTYAALEFALVALIVHLFYTYLHLAAIYSILLSSILGFGVAMGINFMYIQYVTWRLQVSTNDVPV comes from the exons ATGCAAGATCAACAACCATTACCAACTCATGAACCTCCCATGATTTCCCATCAG TATACGCAGACCGAAACCGGGCTAAACAAAGAAGTTGCATATAGTGGAGCCGGCGGGAAGCGTCCAGATATTTCACTTCAAGTTCCACCTAGACCTTTAGGGTTTGGTAGCAGTAGCACGCGTGGGCGGGTTCTGGACCATTCTCAAAGTTTCTCTAAAGTGATATCATCACCGAAAGATTTTTTGCGAGCTTTGAGcttcaaaaaaaaagaaaatgtAGTAGATGGTGAATCAAGCAGTCTCCTTAATTCAGACCCTAAGACAGCTGCAGACAGTACTAGAATGGCCTCCATATCGGAAATTTCATGGTCAAGATGTACTTCTCTTCCTGTTACACATGCGCCTAATCTGTCCCCTATAGTTGCTACGCCTGTGTCTGCGAGGACATATAATGAACAACGGATTAAGCCACAT AAAGATGTTAAATCTAAGGTTTCAAGGTCCCTTACAATACCTGCACGAAATGTTGTGATTGTTAGATCTGTCTCTTTTGTCACCCGCAATGAACAAGAACAACAAGATACAAGTGACG ATCAAATAACTCCTGCGCCAGTAGAAGTTACTGCCGATGAAGAAATTCCCGAAGAGGAAGCAGTGTGCAGGATATGTCTTGACACGTGCGATGAAGGAAACACCTTTAAAATGGAATGCAGTTGCAAAGGTGGTCTAGCTTTGGTGCATGAGGAATGTTTAATCAAATGGTTCAGCACAAAAGGAAACAAGAAATGTGATGTATGCTTGGAAGAGGTTCAGAATTTACCTGTAACCTTGCTCCGCATGTCCAGCTCTGTTCAACAAAGAAACAGACAGTTGCAGGATCGCCAAAACTTCAATTCAGAAACACTAAG TGCTTGGCAAGACTTCGTGGTACTTGTCCTGATAAGCACAATATGCTATTTTTTCTTCCTTGAACAACTACTG CTTCCTGATTTGAAGACTCAAGCTATCATTTTATCGGCACCGTTTTCCTTTACATTGGGCCTCTTAGCATCTGTTTTCGCAATCGTCCTTG CGATCAAAGAGTATATATGGACATACGCCGCTCTTGAGTTTGCACTTGTGGCTTTAATTGTGCATCTGTTTTATACATAT TTGCATTTGGCGGCCATTTATTCGATACTACTTTCATCGATTTTGGGTTTTGGAGTTGCTATGGGAATCAACTTTATGTATATCCAGTATGTGACGTGGAGACTTCAGGTCTCTACTAATGATGTTCCCGTGTAA
- the LOC127079094 gene encoding uncharacterized protein LOC127079094 isoform X2 codes for MQDQQPLPTHEPPMISHQTETGLNKEVAYSGAGGKRPDISLQVPPRPLGFGSSSTRGRVLDHSQSFSKVISSPKDFLRALSFKKKENVVDGESSSLLNSDPKTAADSTRMASISEISWSRCTSLPVTHAPNLSPIVATPVSARTYNEQRIKPHKDVKSKVSRSLTIPARNVVIVRSVSFVTRNEQEQQDTSDDQITPAPVEVTADEEIPEEEAVCRICLDTCDEGNTFKMECSCKGGLALVHEECLIKWFSTKGNKKCDVCLEEVQNLPVTLLRMSSSVQQRNRQLQDRQNFNSETLSAWQDFVVLVLISTICYFFFLEQLLLPDLKTQAIILSAPFSFTLGLLASVFAIVLAIKEYIWTYAALEFALVALIVHLFYTYLHLAAIYSILLSSILGFGVAMGINFMYIQYVTWRLQVSTNDVPV; via the exons ATGCAAGATCAACAACCATTACCAACTCATGAACCTCCCATGATTTCCCATCAG ACCGAAACCGGGCTAAACAAAGAAGTTGCATATAGTGGAGCCGGCGGGAAGCGTCCAGATATTTCACTTCAAGTTCCACCTAGACCTTTAGGGTTTGGTAGCAGTAGCACGCGTGGGCGGGTTCTGGACCATTCTCAAAGTTTCTCTAAAGTGATATCATCACCGAAAGATTTTTTGCGAGCTTTGAGcttcaaaaaaaaagaaaatgtAGTAGATGGTGAATCAAGCAGTCTCCTTAATTCAGACCCTAAGACAGCTGCAGACAGTACTAGAATGGCCTCCATATCGGAAATTTCATGGTCAAGATGTACTTCTCTTCCTGTTACACATGCGCCTAATCTGTCCCCTATAGTTGCTACGCCTGTGTCTGCGAGGACATATAATGAACAACGGATTAAGCCACAT AAAGATGTTAAATCTAAGGTTTCAAGGTCCCTTACAATACCTGCACGAAATGTTGTGATTGTTAGATCTGTCTCTTTTGTCACCCGCAATGAACAAGAACAACAAGATACAAGTGACG ATCAAATAACTCCTGCGCCAGTAGAAGTTACTGCCGATGAAGAAATTCCCGAAGAGGAAGCAGTGTGCAGGATATGTCTTGACACGTGCGATGAAGGAAACACCTTTAAAATGGAATGCAGTTGCAAAGGTGGTCTAGCTTTGGTGCATGAGGAATGTTTAATCAAATGGTTCAGCACAAAAGGAAACAAGAAATGTGATGTATGCTTGGAAGAGGTTCAGAATTTACCTGTAACCTTGCTCCGCATGTCCAGCTCTGTTCAACAAAGAAACAGACAGTTGCAGGATCGCCAAAACTTCAATTCAGAAACACTAAG TGCTTGGCAAGACTTCGTGGTACTTGTCCTGATAAGCACAATATGCTATTTTTTCTTCCTTGAACAACTACTG CTTCCTGATTTGAAGACTCAAGCTATCATTTTATCGGCACCGTTTTCCTTTACATTGGGCCTCTTAGCATCTGTTTTCGCAATCGTCCTTG CGATCAAAGAGTATATATGGACATACGCCGCTCTTGAGTTTGCACTTGTGGCTTTAATTGTGCATCTGTTTTATACATAT TTGCATTTGGCGGCCATTTATTCGATACTACTTTCATCGATTTTGGGTTTTGGAGTTGCTATGGGAATCAACTTTATGTATATCCAGTATGTGACGTGGAGACTTCAGGTCTCTACTAATGATGTTCCCGTGTAA
- the LOC127079082 gene encoding uncharacterized protein LOC127079082 isoform X2, producing the protein MELIDNIIYACSIVDEDKEERYDQSYNISAHTQTSKNYPLNYGTCMTFLSSLNSCFKVTTTGKDTDPAETTDEENSFWRKNEQGQAKKEKKNYRFPPNWESMIRLLILTLKSFLILFGVGSTWIEKIQRKKEKHIRAKQVMNELIQRASLYKYDFTGPSPHIEEYDDDDDDGTGKMKSKAEKEAAENRRVMSPILIAAKMGVTEMIEKILDMYPVAIHDVDFQNKNVVLLAIENRQPHVYSLLNKRSVIKETAFRQVDSNGNSALHLAATYRRFRPWRVPGAAMQMQWEYKWYKVVKDSMPPNFYERYNKDGKTAKQVFIDTHGQLAKEGSKWLTKTSESCSVVAALVASVAFTTSTAIPGGPNQESGIPLLLKKPAFKLYAVASLVALCSSVTALILFLSILTSRFQEKDFVVDLPRKLLLGLTTLFTSIASVLVSFCAGHFFIVESQLRFAVYPIYAATCLPVSFFALVQLPLYFDLALAMFRKVPQRSYKVFFHELHHHH; encoded by the exons ATGGAGTTAATCGATAATATCATCTACGCTT GTTCGATTGTTGATGAGGACAAGGAAGAAAGATACGACCAAAGTTATAATATTTCAGCACACACACAGACATCAAAGAACTATCCCTTAAACTATGGAACATGCATGACCTTCTTATCTTCGTTGAATAGTTGTTTCAAAGTAACAA CAACAGGAAAAGATACAGATCCTGCAGAAACTACTGATGAAGAGAATAGTTTCTGGCGAAAAAACG AGCAAGGGCAAgcaaagaaagaaaagaaaaattataGGTTCCCTCCAAATTGGGAATCCATGATCAGATTGTTAATCCTTACATTGAAGTCCTTCCTAATCCTTTTTGGTGTTG GATCGACATGGATAGAGAAAAttcaaagaaagaaggaaaaaCACATTCGAGCAAAGCAAGTGATGAATGAACTGATTCAGCGCGCTTCTTTGTACAAGTATGATTTTACAGGACCAAGTCCTCATATTGAAGAGtatgatgacgatgatgatgatggCACAGGTAAAATGAAGAGCAAAGCAGAAAAAGAAGCTGCTGAGAATAGAAGAGTGATGTCACCTATTTTAATTGCAGCAAAAATGGGAGTGACAGAAATGATTGAGAAGATTCTAGATATGTATCCTGTGGCTATTCATGATGTGGATTTTCAGAACAAGAATGTTGTTCTGTTGGCCATAGAGAATAGGCAACCTCATGTGTATAGTTTGTTAAATAAGAGAAGTGTAATCAAAGAAACTGCGTTTCGTCAAGTCGATAGCAATGGTAACAGTGCATTGCACCTTGCTGCTACTTATAGGAGGTTTAGACCTTGGCGAGTACCTGGTGCTGCAATGCAAATGCAGTGGGAATACAAATGGTATAAG GTTGTTAAGGACTCCATGCCACCTAATTTCTATGAACGTTATAATAAGGATGGGAAAACAGCAAAGCAAGTTTTTATTGATACACATGGACAACTTGCAAAAGAAGGTAGTAAATGGCTCACAAAAACCTCAGAATCATGTTCAGTGGTAGCAGCACTTGTTGCATCAGTTGCATTCACAACCTCAACAGCTATCCCAGGTGGTCCTAATCAAGAATCTGGTATACCACTGTTGCTAAAAAAGCCTGCATTCAAGCTCTATGCTGTAGCATCACTTGTTGCACTTTGTTCCTCTGTTACGGCCCTTATTCTGTTTCTTTCGATACTGACATCTCGATTTCAAGAAAAGGATTTTGTGGTGGACTTACCGAGAAAGCTTCTTCTAGGACTGACTACACTCTTTACATCTATAGCATCCGTGTTGGTCTCATTCTGTGCAGGGCATTTCTTTATTGTTGAGAGCCAGCTGAGATTTGCAGTTTATCCCATATATGCTGCTACATGTTTGCCTGTCTCATTTTTTGCTTTGGTTCAACTCCCTCTGTACTTTGATTTGGCTTTGGCTATGTTTCGGAAGGTTCCTCAGCGCAGCTACAAAGTGTTTTTTCATGAGttgcatcatcatcattag